A genomic segment from Nitrospira sp. MA-1 encodes:
- the clpB gene encoding ATP-dependent chaperone ClpB, whose protein sequence is MDLNRMTIKLQEALQAASGIAMRRSHQGIDVEHLLLALLEQSGGLAHPILEHTGVSPTAVKNAAEQALQKVPQVQGSGAPPGQVHLSPRLAKVLNQAETEMKELRDDYLSVEHVILAMVAEGGVFTSMGLKRDKVLAGLQEVRGNQRVTSQDPEGTYQSLEKYGRDLTRLASQGKLDPVIGRDEEIRRVVQILSRRTKNNPVLIGEPGVGKTAIVEGLAQRIIKGDVPDGLKNKRLIVLDMGALVAGAKFRGEFEERLKAVLKEIQSSQGQILLFIDELHTVVGAGAAEGSMDAANLLKPMLARGELHLIGATTLDEYRKHIEKDAALERRFQPVVVDQPSVEDTISILRGLKERYEVHHGVRIKDSALVAASRLSNRYIGDRFLPDKAIDLIDEASARLRTEIDSMPAEMDEISRKVLQLEIEREALKKETDAASRTRLTTIEQELKGKQEALKDLKTQWDAEKSSVGKLQTIRQEIEGAKQQIEQAERQYDLNRVAELRYGTLPKLEKSMKDEEERLANQQGTSRLLKEEVDEDDIAEVVSRWTGIPVSRLLQGEVEKLLHLDEWLHKRVIGQDEAVKAVAEAVLRARSGIKDPNRPIGSFLFLGPTGVGKTELARALAHTLFDNEANMVRIDMSEYMEKHTVARLIGAPPGYVGYEEGGQLTEAVRRRPFSVILFDEIEKAHHDVFNVLLQVLDDGRLTDSQGRTVDFKNTVLIMTSNLGSQEILEAQQQNMDYEGIRALVLKEIQQHFRPEFLNRVDEIVVFHPLKREELAQIVEIQLERLRVRLADRRMSLELSPAALADLAARGYDPVYGARPLKRLLQQEIETPLSRLIIQGKAMDGQRIVGEMVDGKFVLTARENGEA, encoded by the coding sequence ATGGACCTTAACCGGATGACGATCAAATTACAGGAAGCTCTGCAGGCTGCCTCGGGGATCGCGATGCGACGAAGCCATCAAGGGATTGACGTGGAGCATCTCCTGCTGGCCTTGCTGGAGCAATCCGGTGGATTGGCTCACCCGATATTAGAGCATACGGGTGTCTCGCCCACCGCCGTCAAAAATGCCGCAGAACAAGCGCTTCAGAAGGTTCCTCAGGTTCAGGGCAGTGGGGCACCTCCAGGGCAGGTGCATCTCTCTCCTCGCCTGGCAAAGGTGCTCAATCAGGCGGAAACGGAGATGAAGGAACTGCGGGATGACTACCTGAGTGTCGAGCATGTCATCCTGGCCATGGTAGCCGAAGGAGGCGTCTTTACGTCCATGGGACTCAAGCGGGATAAGGTGCTCGCCGGTCTCCAGGAGGTGCGAGGCAATCAACGCGTCACCAGCCAGGATCCGGAAGGGACCTATCAATCACTAGAAAAATATGGGCGTGATTTGACCCGATTGGCCAGCCAGGGCAAATTGGATCCGGTCATCGGCCGGGATGAAGAAATTCGTCGGGTCGTGCAAATCCTGTCCCGCCGCACCAAGAACAATCCGGTCCTGATCGGTGAACCTGGAGTGGGAAAAACTGCCATTGTCGAAGGACTGGCACAACGGATCATTAAAGGGGATGTGCCCGATGGACTTAAAAATAAACGCTTGATCGTGCTCGATATGGGTGCCCTGGTAGCGGGTGCCAAATTTCGCGGGGAGTTTGAGGAGCGATTAAAAGCCGTCCTCAAAGAAATTCAATCCTCTCAGGGACAGATCCTGTTGTTCATCGATGAGTTGCATACAGTTGTGGGGGCCGGAGCGGCAGAGGGGTCCATGGATGCCGCCAATTTGCTGAAGCCGATGTTGGCCAGAGGGGAACTCCATCTGATTGGCGCTACCACTCTTGATGAATACCGGAAACATATTGAAAAAGATGCGGCCTTGGAGCGGCGGTTCCAACCGGTCGTGGTCGATCAGCCTTCGGTGGAAGATACCATCTCCATCCTGCGCGGGTTAAAGGAGCGGTATGAAGTCCATCATGGGGTGCGCATTAAAGATTCGGCATTAGTGGCAGCCTCCCGCTTATCCAATCGATATATCGGTGACCGGTTTCTGCCTGATAAAGCGATTGACCTCATTGATGAGGCGAGTGCGCGCTTACGGACTGAAATCGACAGCATGCCCGCCGAAATGGATGAGATCTCTCGAAAAGTTCTGCAATTGGAAATTGAACGGGAAGCCTTAAAGAAAGAAACCGATGCGGCCTCTCGCACCCGGTTGACCACGATCGAACAGGAGTTGAAAGGCAAACAGGAAGCCCTGAAAGACTTAAAAACCCAGTGGGATGCCGAGAAATCGTCTGTCGGGAAATTACAAACGATCCGGCAGGAGATCGAGGGTGCCAAACAACAAATTGAGCAGGCTGAGCGGCAGTATGACCTGAATCGTGTGGCGGAGTTGCGCTATGGGACATTGCCCAAACTGGAAAAATCCATGAAAGACGAAGAAGAGCGGCTGGCCAATCAACAGGGGACGAGCCGACTGCTCAAGGAAGAGGTCGATGAAGATGACATTGCCGAGGTGGTCAGTCGATGGACCGGCATTCCCGTGAGCCGGCTACTTCAAGGCGAAGTGGAAAAGCTGCTGCACCTCGATGAATGGTTACACAAACGCGTCATCGGTCAGGATGAAGCGGTCAAGGCGGTGGCCGAAGCCGTGTTGCGCGCGCGGTCCGGCATCAAAGATCCCAATCGACCCATCGGTTCGTTCCTCTTTCTGGGCCCGACCGGCGTGGGTAAAACCGAGTTGGCACGGGCGCTGGCGCATACGCTCTTCGATAACGAAGCCAACATGGTCCGTATTGATATGTCGGAGTATATGGAAAAACATACCGTAGCCCGATTGATCGGCGCTCCTCCAGGGTATGTGGGGTATGAAGAAGGCGGTCAGTTAACCGAAGCGGTGAGGCGCAGACCCTTCTCGGTCATCCTCTTTGATGAAATCGAAAAGGCGCATCACGATGTCTTTAACGTCCTGCTCCAAGTCTTAGACGACGGGCGGTTAACCGATTCGCAAGGCCGAACGGTGGACTTTAAAAATACCGTGCTCATCATGACCTCCAATCTGGGCAGTCAGGAGATTCTCGAAGCGCAGCAACAGAATATGGACTACGAAGGCATTCGCGCGTTAGTGCTCAAAGAAATCCAACAGCACTTCCGGCCCGAATTCTTGAATCGGGTCGATGAAATCGTCGTCTTCCATCCGTTAAAACGGGAAGAGCTGGCGCAAATCGTGGAAATCCAATTGGAACGCCTCAGGGTCAGATTAGCGGATCGGCGAATGTCACTGGAACTCTCTCCGGCGGCCCTGGCCGACCTGGCTGCGCGGGGCTATGACCCGGTCTACGGAGCCAGGCCGTTGAAGCGCCTGCTTCAACAGGAAATCGAAACCCCGCTCTCACGCCTGATCATCCAGGGGAAAGCCATGGATGGGCAACGAATCGTGGGCGAGATGGTCGACGGCAAATTCGTCCTCACCGCCCGGGAAAATGGAGAGGCCTAA
- the glnA gene encoding type I glutamate--ammonia ligase, producing the protein MTAKEVLDFAKKNKVEMVDVKFVDLMGTWQHFSIPTSELTLDLFKEGSGFDGSSIRGWRMIQNSDMLIVPDPNTACMDPFTEIPTLSIVGDVQDPITRTVYERDPRGVALRAEQYLKSTKIGDVSFWGPEAEFFIFDHVSFDQNSHSSYYFVDSEEGIWNSGKDGENLGSRPRHKEGYFPVAPVDSQQDIRSEMCREMEKAGIKVEKHHHEVATGGQAEIDLRFDTLVKMADQMMMYKYIVRNVARRHNKTVTFMPKPLYGDNGTGMHTHQSIWKDGKPLFAGKEYAGVSQMCLYYIGGILKHAPALAALTNPITNSYKRLTPGFEAPVLLAYSSRNRSAGIRIPMYSPSPKAKRIEVRFPDPSCNVYLAFSAMLMAGLDGIQNKIHPGEAMDKNLYDLEPEELGNIPSLPSSLEQALKALEDDHEFLLKGGVFSEDLLEAWIAYKRTNEIDAIRVRPHPYEYAMYFDC; encoded by the coding sequence ATGACCGCGAAAGAAGTGTTGGATTTTGCGAAAAAGAACAAGGTGGAAATGGTCGATGTCAAGTTTGTCGATCTCATGGGTACCTGGCAGCATTTTTCGATTCCCACCTCAGAATTAACGTTGGATTTATTTAAAGAGGGCTCGGGATTTGATGGATCGTCTATCCGTGGCTGGCGCATGATCCAAAATAGCGACATGCTGATCGTGCCTGATCCGAACACCGCCTGCATGGATCCGTTCACGGAAATTCCGACGTTAAGCATCGTGGGGGACGTGCAAGATCCGATTACCCGAACCGTCTATGAGCGGGATCCTCGTGGAGTAGCCCTTCGCGCGGAACAATATCTCAAGAGCACCAAAATCGGGGATGTTTCCTTTTGGGGGCCTGAAGCCGAATTTTTTATTTTTGACCATGTGTCGTTCGATCAAAACAGTCACTCCAGTTATTACTTCGTCGATTCGGAAGAGGGCATCTGGAATTCCGGGAAAGACGGAGAGAACCTCGGGTCTCGACCGCGCCATAAGGAGGGATATTTCCCTGTGGCCCCTGTCGACTCGCAACAGGATATCCGGTCGGAGATGTGCCGGGAAATGGAAAAAGCCGGGATCAAAGTGGAGAAACATCATCATGAAGTGGCCACGGGCGGGCAAGCTGAAATCGACCTTCGATTCGACACCCTGGTCAAGATGGCCGATCAGATGATGATGTACAAGTATATTGTGCGCAATGTCGCGCGTCGGCATAACAAAACTGTCACTTTTATGCCCAAGCCGCTCTACGGGGATAATGGCACCGGAATGCATACCCATCAGAGTATCTGGAAAGACGGGAAACCATTGTTTGCCGGGAAGGAATATGCGGGGGTCTCGCAGATGTGCCTGTATTATATCGGCGGCATTCTCAAGCATGCGCCGGCGTTAGCCGCGCTCACCAACCCGATTACGAACTCGTATAAACGGCTCACCCCGGGCTTTGAAGCGCCGGTGTTGCTAGCCTACTCCAGTCGGAACCGCTCAGCGGGCATCCGGATACCCATGTATTCGCCAAGTCCCAAGGCCAAACGCATTGAGGTCCGGTTCCCTGATCCCTCGTGCAATGTGTATTTGGCCTTCAGTGCCATGCTCATGGCCGGGTTAGACGGGATTCAAAATAAAATTCATCCGGGCGAAGCCATGGATAAGAATCTCTATGACTTAGAGCCGGAGGAATTAGGGAATATTCCCTCATTGCCGTCCAGTCTGGAACAGGCCTTAAAGGCCCTTGAGGATGACCATGAATTTCTCTTGAAAGGCGGAGTGTTTTCCGAGGACCTGCTTGAAGCCTGGATTGCCTATAAACGGACCAATGAAATCGATGCCATTCGAGTCAGGCCACACCCGTATGAATATGCTATGTACTTTGATTGCTAA
- a CDS encoding ammonium transporter: MGRLTGLVLWISLSQPFAVWAGEDGLPKIDTGDTAWLLMSSALVLCMTLPGLALFYGGLVRKKNVLGTIMHTMVILCLISVIWVLCGYSLAFGPDIGGLIGGLEWVGLNGVGLDPSPTYASTVPHQVFMFFQLMFAAITVALITGSVAERMKFKALLLFAVLWSLLIYTPLAHWVWGGGWLAKLGALDFAGGAVVHISSGFGALVCAVMLGKRKGFGADPMPPHDLPMTILGAGLLWFGWFGFNGGSALGANGVAAVAFLATHTAASAGGLSWMVAEWVHRGKPTVLGVASGVVAGLATVTPAAGFIGPMSALLIGLVAGTVCYVAVVWKMRFGYDDSLDVVGIHGVGGFIGILATGLFASIGAQGLFFGNAGQFGIQVVLALVTLTFSVIGTYLILKIVDVTVGLRVSAQDEEMGLDLSQHNERAYS; encoded by the coding sequence ATGGGAAGGTTGACCGGATTGGTCTTATGGATAAGTCTGAGTCAGCCCTTTGCTGTGTGGGCAGGTGAAGACGGTTTGCCAAAAATTGATACGGGGGATACGGCCTGGCTCTTAATGTCTTCTGCGCTGGTGTTATGTATGACGCTTCCCGGACTGGCCCTATTTTACGGCGGGCTGGTTCGCAAAAAAAATGTGCTCGGGACCATTATGCATACGATGGTGATTCTGTGTTTAATCAGCGTGATTTGGGTGTTGTGCGGATACAGTTTAGCCTTCGGTCCTGATATTGGAGGATTAATCGGGGGACTGGAATGGGTGGGGCTGAATGGTGTGGGATTGGATCCGAGTCCGACCTATGCCTCAACGGTGCCCCATCAAGTCTTTATGTTCTTTCAACTCATGTTTGCGGCCATTACGGTCGCACTCATTACCGGCAGTGTAGCCGAGCGAATGAAATTTAAAGCCTTATTGTTGTTTGCCGTCTTATGGTCTCTCCTGATTTATACCCCATTGGCACATTGGGTGTGGGGTGGAGGATGGTTAGCCAAGCTTGGAGCTTTGGATTTTGCCGGCGGTGCAGTGGTCCACATCTCGTCCGGGTTCGGGGCGTTGGTCTGTGCGGTGATGCTTGGAAAACGCAAGGGGTTTGGGGCAGATCCGATGCCCCCGCATGACTTGCCGATGACCATTCTGGGAGCAGGACTTCTCTGGTTCGGGTGGTTCGGCTTCAACGGGGGGAGTGCGCTAGGAGCCAACGGTGTGGCTGCGGTCGCGTTTCTCGCCACTCACACGGCCGCGTCGGCAGGGGGACTCAGCTGGATGGTGGCTGAATGGGTCCATAGGGGGAAGCCGACCGTGTTAGGGGTCGCCAGTGGGGTGGTCGCGGGTTTGGCCACGGTGACTCCGGCTGCAGGATTTATCGGGCCGATGTCAGCCCTCTTGATTGGGTTGGTTGCGGGCACCGTCTGCTATGTTGCGGTCGTGTGGAAAATGCGGTTTGGCTATGATGATTCCCTGGATGTTGTCGGTATTCATGGCGTGGGCGGATTCATAGGCATCCTCGCGACAGGGTTGTTTGCCTCAATCGGAGCCCAGGGTTTGTTTTTCGGGAACGCCGGACAGTTCGGTATACAAGTCGTATTGGCTTTGGTAACCTTGACCTTTTCTGTCATTGGAACCTATCTCATTCTTAAAATCGTGGATGTGACAGTCGGACTGAGAGTCTCCGCCCAGGACGAGGAAATGGGATTGGATCTTAGTCAACATAATGAGCGAGCCTATTCCTAA
- a CDS encoding P-II family nitrogen regulator, with the protein MKLIQAIIKPFKLDEVKDALIELGIQGMTVTEVKGFGRQKGHKETYRGTEYQIEFVPKIKLEIALADERVGEALEAIMRAAKTGSIGDGKIFVSELHSVIRIRTGESGEGAV; encoded by the coding sequence ATGAAGCTGATTCAAGCCATTATTAAACCCTTTAAATTAGATGAAGTGAAAGATGCCTTGATCGAGTTGGGAATTCAAGGCATGACTGTGACCGAAGTCAAGGGATTTGGTCGTCAAAAAGGACATAAAGAGACCTACCGGGGCACTGAATATCAGATTGAATTCGTCCCCAAGATTAAACTGGAAATCGCTTTGGCCGATGAGCGGGTGGGGGAAGCGCTGGAAGCCATTATGCGTGCTGCCAAAACCGGCAGTATTGGGGATGGAAAAATTTTCGTGTCCGAGCTGCATAGTGTCATCCGTATTCGTACGGGGGAATCAGGCGAAGGAGCGGTCTGA
- a CDS encoding ammonium transporter, whose protein sequence is MSVLVLDRLGSYVWAEEGGASQLNAGDTAWVLISSALVLAMIIPGLALFYGGMVRSKNVLSTMMHSFIAVCLVSVVWVFWGYSFAFAPDVGGIIGGLKWLGLAGVGPEPLEGSTIPHLAFMVFQLMFAAITVALISGAIAERMKFSAFALFAVLWVTFVYAPLAHWVWGGGWLAELGDLDFAGGTVVHISSGVAALACALVLGKRHGYGTENMSPHNLPFTVIGASLLWIGWFGFNAGSALAANGVAASAFVATHVATAAGALAWVGVEGLYRGRSTVLGGASGAVAGLVSITPAAGYVGPIAAIVIGFGGGVVCYLGVFLKHKLGYDDALDVLGIHGIGGTWGAVATGLFASMGGGTGLFFGNPGQVVIQFIGVGATWVFSFVGTFLILKLVDGTIGLRINREEEVLGCDLTQHRERAYG, encoded by the coding sequence ATGTCCGTCCTGGTACTGGACCGTCTGGGCTCATACGTGTGGGCCGAGGAGGGAGGCGCGTCGCAACTCAATGCCGGCGACACGGCTTGGGTGTTGATATCCTCGGCGCTGGTATTGGCCATGATCATTCCCGGATTAGCGTTGTTTTATGGCGGGATGGTTCGAAGTAAAAATGTGTTAAGTACGATGATGCATAGCTTTATTGCGGTCTGTCTCGTCAGTGTGGTGTGGGTATTTTGGGGCTATAGTTTTGCGTTTGCTCCCGACGTGGGAGGGATCATTGGGGGACTGAAATGGTTGGGATTAGCCGGGGTGGGACCCGAACCGCTTGAAGGTTCAACGATTCCCCATTTAGCTTTTATGGTGTTTCAGCTCATGTTTGCGGCGATTACGGTTGCGCTCATTAGCGGAGCCATTGCCGAGCGAATGAAATTTAGCGCCTTTGCCTTATTTGCGGTGTTATGGGTCACGTTCGTTTATGCCCCCCTGGCTCATTGGGTATGGGGGGGAGGCTGGTTGGCTGAGTTGGGGGACTTGGATTTTGCCGGCGGGACGGTCGTCCATATTAGTTCTGGGGTGGCTGCGTTAGCCTGCGCCCTTGTCTTAGGAAAACGCCACGGATATGGTACCGAGAATATGAGCCCTCATAACCTCCCGTTTACGGTCATCGGGGCCAGTTTACTGTGGATCGGGTGGTTCGGTTTTAACGCGGGAAGCGCCTTGGCGGCTAATGGGGTTGCGGCCAGCGCCTTTGTGGCCACTCATGTGGCGACAGCCGCAGGAGCATTAGCCTGGGTCGGAGTGGAGGGACTCTATCGAGGAAGATCAACGGTGTTGGGCGGGGCTAGCGGCGCAGTCGCGGGGCTGGTTTCTATTACGCCAGCCGCCGGCTATGTGGGTCCCATCGCGGCGATTGTGATTGGTTTTGGAGGAGGTGTGGTGTGTTATCTCGGTGTATTTTTAAAGCATAAACTGGGCTATGATGATGCCTTAGATGTGCTTGGCATCCATGGAATCGGAGGAACCTGGGGGGCAGTGGCTACCGGGTTATTCGCCAGCATGGGTGGAGGCACCGGGCTCTTTTTCGGGAATCCCGGGCAGGTCGTCATTCAGTTCATTGGAGTCGGTGCAACCTGGGTGTTCTCATTTGTCGGCACCTTCCTTATTCTCAAGCTCGTTGACGGCACGATCGGGTTACGCATCAATCGGGAAGAAGAGGTGCTTGGATGTGATCTGACCCAACACCGGGAACGGGCATATGGTTAA
- a CDS encoding porin — MIGDLMAGITFHHSPKSRGSGGLVSVGLALLAIIGGLSVSEAAVLTKEDFKLYGYVEASYTQNFNFPKNSGANANQLRIFDGDANSFRPNMAQLVFEKEATNGSNAVERAGFRLKLDVGEDVQFTGGRTGDDVDFQEMYVQYVAPLGNGLDIRIGRMNSLVGYEVIESPYNNNYSRSWLFGLGQPFTITGIRVAYAVNEKLSLSMSALNSYTGLTEDNNTAKSVEGLVSYHPTEQLGLNVYGIVGKESSNTRSGSGKRVLVGGYVTFQATDQLGFVVEGYYANQENASAISSGKNARWDGVAGYAIYDFNDQWGLRFRGEIWEDAGGDQSCLGTAGSGGNSNVCTVSAPIAQTLWENTVTLQYKPAPSLITRLEFRYDKSNQNVFLDGKNNSTNNQQTLAVEAIFLF; from the coding sequence ATGATTGGAGACCTAATGGCTGGAATCACCTTTCACCACTCACCTAAGAGTCGAGGATCTGGAGGGCTGGTCAGCGTCGGTCTTGCGCTGCTTGCGATTATTGGCGGATTGAGCGTGAGTGAGGCGGCGGTGCTCACCAAGGAGGATTTCAAGCTCTATGGGTATGTGGAGGCGTCCTACACTCAAAATTTCAACTTTCCCAAAAATTCCGGGGCCAATGCGAATCAGTTGCGCATCTTTGATGGGGACGCCAATTCTTTCAGGCCCAATATGGCCCAATTGGTCTTTGAGAAGGAAGCGACGAACGGGAGCAATGCCGTCGAACGTGCCGGCTTCCGCCTCAAATTAGATGTGGGTGAGGATGTGCAATTTACAGGCGGGCGAACCGGGGATGATGTGGATTTCCAGGAAATGTATGTCCAGTATGTCGCCCCGCTGGGCAACGGGTTGGATATTCGGATTGGACGAATGAATTCCCTGGTGGGATATGAAGTCATTGAGAGTCCCTACAATAATAATTATTCCCGATCCTGGTTGTTTGGATTGGGTCAGCCCTTCACGATCACCGGCATTCGTGTGGCCTATGCGGTCAACGAGAAGCTTTCCTTGTCAATGAGTGCCCTGAATTCCTATACCGGGTTGACGGAAGATAATAATACGGCGAAATCTGTGGAAGGGTTGGTCTCCTATCACCCCACGGAACAACTTGGATTGAATGTGTATGGCATTGTGGGAAAAGAGAGTTCGAATACGAGATCCGGGTCAGGGAAACGGGTTCTGGTCGGGGGGTATGTGACCTTCCAGGCTACCGATCAATTAGGCTTTGTGGTGGAGGGGTATTATGCCAATCAGGAAAATGCAAGTGCGATCAGCTCGGGCAAAAATGCCCGTTGGGATGGGGTAGCCGGGTATGCCATTTATGATTTCAATGACCAATGGGGCCTCCGGTTTCGTGGAGAAATTTGGGAGGATGCCGGCGGCGATCAGAGCTGTTTGGGGACGGCCGGATCCGGGGGCAATTCGAATGTGTGTACCGTTTCTGCCCCAATAGCTCAAACGCTGTGGGAGAATACGGTGACGCTTCAATATAAGCCCGCGCCCTCGCTGATCACGCGATTGGAATTTCGCTATGACAAATCCAATCAAAATGTCTTTTTAGATGGAAAAAATAACTCAACCAATAACCAACAAACACTGGCAGTTGAAGCCATTTTCCTCTTTTAA
- a CDS encoding mechanosensitive ion channel family protein, which translates to MESFVFEKLTPFLAAKSLVMMEGSLRLLLILVVAYVGIRAVRFGLHRLEIFLLTIRENNDKDRLAREKRVKTLIGLLLTICLTMVWVVAVVMGLDQIGLDITPIIASAGIVGLAVGFGAQNLVRDVINGFFIILENQVRIGDVAVVNGTGGLVEAISFRTITLRDQAGTVHIFPNGTVTTLSNMTKDWSAYVMNIGVAYKEDTDRVTEIMREIGKDLQQDEQLGRKILEPIEIMGVDAFGESEVVIKARIKTIPIEQWGVGREYRRRLKKAFDQNGIEIPFPHRTLYMGETSPPFIVKNTLPQTETPTP; encoded by the coding sequence ATGGAATCTTTTGTTTTTGAAAAACTCACTCCCTTTCTCGCAGCCAAATCGCTCGTCATGATGGAAGGAAGCTTGCGCCTTCTCCTTATCCTCGTGGTTGCCTATGTTGGGATACGTGCCGTTCGGTTTGGCCTGCACAGACTCGAAATCTTTTTACTCACAATAAGGGAAAATAATGATAAGGACCGCCTGGCCCGTGAAAAACGGGTTAAAACGCTCATCGGCTTGCTTCTGACCATCTGTCTTACAATGGTTTGGGTCGTTGCCGTCGTGATGGGCTTAGATCAAATAGGGTTGGATATCACACCCATTATCGCCAGTGCAGGCATCGTGGGACTGGCCGTCGGCTTTGGAGCCCAAAATCTGGTTCGAGATGTCATTAACGGATTTTTTATTATTTTAGAAAACCAGGTTCGGATCGGGGATGTGGCCGTGGTCAATGGAACCGGTGGCTTAGTCGAAGCCATCAGCTTTAGAACCATTACCCTACGCGACCAGGCGGGAACGGTCCACATTTTTCCGAATGGCACCGTCACGACCCTTTCCAATATGACGAAAGATTGGTCAGCCTATGTCATGAATATCGGCGTGGCTTATAAAGAGGACACTGACCGCGTGACAGAAATCATGCGCGAGATCGGAAAAGACCTGCAACAAGATGAGCAATTGGGCAGGAAAATCCTGGAACCCATTGAAATAATGGGCGTAGATGCTTTTGGGGAATCGGAAGTCGTCATCAAAGCTCGAATCAAAACCATTCCCATCGAGCAATGGGGAGTCGGGCGGGAATACCGGCGACGTCTGAAAAAAGCCTTTGACCAGAATGGCATTGAAATTCCTTTTCCCCATCGAACGCTTTATATGGGAGAGACCAGCCCGCCATTTATCGTCAAAAACACATTGCCTCAGACAGAAACACCAACGCCCTAA
- a CDS encoding DUF423 domain-containing protein: MARQILMSGALMAFLGVAIGAFGAHGLKPFLSEQMLAAFETGVRYHLIHALAILGAGLSLANVPLRQFRWAGWAFSLGIVLFSGSLYVMSISGVRGLGMITPLGGLCFLVGWGLLARGYWKAFPAENTPFSRPDGT; the protein is encoded by the coding sequence ATGGCACGGCAAATACTGATGAGTGGGGCGCTGATGGCTTTCCTTGGTGTCGCAATTGGCGCTTTTGGCGCGCATGGACTCAAGCCATTTCTTTCGGAACAGATGTTGGCGGCCTTTGAAACTGGTGTCCGGTATCATTTGATCCATGCCTTGGCCATTCTTGGTGCTGGATTGAGTCTGGCGAATGTTCCCCTTCGCCAGTTCAGATGGGCAGGTTGGGCCTTTTCCCTGGGCATCGTGTTGTTTTCAGGAAGCCTTTATGTCATGTCCATTTCCGGTGTGCGCGGATTGGGGATGATCACGCCTTTGGGAGGCCTGTGTTTTCTGGTGGGATGGGGCTTGCTTGCGCGAGGGTATTGGAAAGCCTTTCCCGCTGAGAACACTCCATTCTCTCGGCCGGATGGTACCTAG
- a CDS encoding DUF2061 domain-containing protein translates to METHWRSVVKGISWRAVGTLDTTLLVFIFSGELLLAASVGLTELVTKIFLYWVHERVWQKIHWGRIYPTTSSP, encoded by the coding sequence ATGGAAACTCATTGGCGTAGTGTGGTGAAAGGCATAAGTTGGCGGGCAGTGGGTACCTTGGATACCACTCTCCTGGTGTTTATTTTTTCGGGTGAACTCCTTCTTGCCGCTTCCGTTGGCCTGACGGAATTGGTCACGAAAATATTTTTATATTGGGTCCATGAGCGAGTCTGGCAAAAAATTCACTGGGGGCGGATATATCCGACAACCAGTTCTCCATAG
- a CDS encoding Rrf2 family transcriptional regulator, whose protein sequence is MRFSKKSEYALRAMTELTQEFGHGLVQRKSLAERQNIPLGFLEMILLSLKNAGLIGSRRGAHGGVFLIKSPREVTLGQIIRLLDGPLAPIACVSQTAYQKCRDCPHAATKTCPIQRIMLDVRNAIASVLDHYTLEDFVFPQKGGALLNLKTPPVSGATQKKQKSSDSQF, encoded by the coding sequence ATGCGATTTTCTAAAAAAAGCGAGTATGCCTTGCGGGCCATGACCGAGCTGACTCAAGAGTTCGGGCATGGACTCGTGCAACGGAAATCCCTGGCTGAGCGGCAGAATATTCCATTGGGTTTTCTGGAAATGATTTTGTTGTCGTTGAAAAACGCCGGGCTCATCGGGAGTCGTCGTGGTGCCCATGGCGGGGTGTTTTTAATTAAGTCGCCACGGGAAGTGACATTGGGGCAGATTATTCGCCTTCTGGATGGTCCGCTGGCACCAATTGCCTGTGTGAGTCAGACGGCCTATCAGAAATGCCGGGATTGTCCCCATGCGGCAACGAAGACATGTCCAATTCAGCGCATCATGCTGGATGTTCGGAACGCAATCGCGTCGGTCCTTGATCATTACACTTTGGAAGATTTTGTATTTCCCCAGAAGGGAGGGGCACTACTCAATCTGAAAACACCACCAGTGTCAGGTGCAACACAGAAGAAACAGAAGTCGTCGGATAGTCAATTTTAG